The Bactrocera tryoni isolate S06 unplaced genomic scaffold, CSIRO_BtryS06_freeze2 ctg7180000341043_QRY, whole genome shotgun sequence genome includes the window gttgctttaaatcattagattaacatatttaagtcaattgacctttctcatcttaccgaagttgacataaagccataacggcagtgcatttggaagaatccgacaatcttatattcaggtagaaagtcgattctcttgtatatacacacttagcagtggatattgagttgcttcaaatcattagtttaacacatttaagataattaagttcttcttcttacagaatttgatataaagccataacggcagtgcatttggaagaatccgacaatcttatattaaggtagaaagtcgattctcttgtatatacacacttagcagtcgatattgagttgcttcaaatcattagcatcaaatatttaagttaattaaccttcttcatcttgatgaagttgacgtacagccataacggcggtgtatttggaagaattcgacaatcttatattcaggtgtaaaatagattttcttgtgtgtacacatttagcagtcgatattgagttgctttaaatcattagtttaacatatttaagtcaattgacctttttcatcttaccgaagttgacataaagccataacggcagtgcatttggaagaatccggcaatcttatattcaggtagaaagtcgattctcttgtatatacacactaagcagccgatattgagtatcttcaaatcattagcagcaaatatttaagttaattaaccttcttcatcttgatgaagttgacgtaaagccataacggcggtgcttttggaagaatccgacaatcttatattcaggtagaaagtcgattctcttgtatatacacacttagcagtggatattgggttgcttcaaatcattagtttaacacatttaagattattaaccttcttcttcttacagaatttgatataaagccataacggcagtgcatttggaagaatccgacaatcttatattcaggtagaaagtcgattctcttgtatatacacacttagcagtggatattgagttgcttcaaatcattagtttaacacatttaagattattaaccttcttcttcttacagaatttgatataaagccataacggcagtgcacttggaagaattcggcaatcttctattcaggtataaagtcgattttcttgtatatacacacttagcagtcgatactgagttgctttaaatcattagtttaacacatttaagattattaaccttcttcttcttacagaatttgatataaagccataacggcagtgcatttggcagaatccgacaatcttatattcaggtataaagtcgattttcttgtatatacacatttagtagtcgatattgagttgctttaaatcattcgcttcacatatttaagtcaattgacctttttcatcttaccgaagttgacataaagccataacggcagtgcatttggaacaatccgacaatcttatattcaggtagaaagtcgattctcttgtatatacacacttagcagccgatattgagtatcttcaaatcattagcatcaaatatttaagttaattaaccttcttcatcttgatgaagttgacgtaaagccataacggcagtgcatttggaagaatccgacaatcttatattcaggtataaagtcgattttcttgtatatacacatttagagtcgataatgagttgctttaaatcattaatttaacatatttaagttaattaacctttttcatcttaccgaagttgacataaagccataacggcagtgcttttggaagaattcgacaatcttatgtgcAAGcgtaaagtctattttcttgtatatacacacttagcagtcgatattgggttgctttaaatcattagtttaacacatttaagaaaattaaccttcttcttcttacagaatttgatataaagccataacggcagtgcacttggaagaattcgacaatcttctattcaggtataaagtcgattttatggtatatacacattaagcagtcgatactgagtttctttaaatcattagtttatcatatctaagtcaattgaccttcttcatcttaccgaagttgacataaagccataacggcagtgaatttggaagaattcaacaatcttatattcaggtataaagtcgattttcttgtgtatacacatttagcagtcgatattgagttgctttaaatcattggattaacatatttaagtcaattgaccttcttcaccttaccgaagttgacataaagccataacggcagtgcatttggaagaatccgacaatcttattttcaggtagaaagtcgattttcttgtatatacacacttagcagtcgatattgagttgctttaaatcatttacatcaaataattaagttgactagctttattcatcttaccgaagttgacataaagccataacggcagtgcttttggaagaattcgacaaccttatattcaggtataaagtcgattttcttgtatatacacgtttagcggtcgatattgagttgctttaaatcattagattaacatatttaagtcaattgacctttctcatcttaccgaagttgacataaagccataacggcagtgcatttggaagaatccgacaatcttatattcaggtagaaagtcgattctcttgtatatacacacttagcagtggatattgagttgcttcaaatcattagtttaacacatttaagataattaaccttcttcttcttacagaatttgatataaagccataacggcagtgtatttggaagaatccgacaatcttatattaaggtagaaagtcgattctcttgtatatacacacttagcagtcgatattgagttgcttcaaatcattagcatcaaatatttaagttaattaaccttcttcatcttgatgaagttgacgtatagccataacggcggtgcatttggaagaactcgacaatcttatattcaggtataaagtagattttcttgtgtatacacatttagcagtcgatattgagttgctttaaatcattagtttaacatatttaagtcaattgacctttttcatcttaccgaagttgacataaagccataacggcagtgcatttggaagaatccggcaatcttatattcaggtagaaagtcgattctcttgtatatacacacttagcagccgatattgagtatcttcaaatcattagcatcaaatatttaagttaattaaccttcttcatcttgatgaagttgacgtaaagccataacggcggtgcttttggaagaatccgacaatcttatattcaggtagaaagtcgattttcttgtatatacacactaagcggtcgatattgagttgcttcaaatcattagcatcaaatatttaagttaattaaccttcttcatcttgatgaagttgacgtatagccataacggcggtgcatttggaagaattcgacaatcttatattcaggtataaagtagattttcttgtgtatacacatttagcagtcgatattgagttgctttaaagcattagtttaacatatttaagtcaattgaccttttttatcttaccgaagttgacataaagccataacggcagtgcatttggaagaatccgacaatcttatattcaggtagaaagtcgattctcttgtatatccCTCCGATGTTCGGTGCCTTATGATGCGGTAAGTGCATCATAAGGGTCTGCCCAGAcccataaaaataatgtaagaaatacggttttaaaaataattttatttatttatttgaacggATTAGTATTAATTATGAAGGGAAATTGGGTTTACAACTATATAGTTGCATGGAATGTTCATTAAGACATATGGGACGATTACATTTGCTGCAGTTATAACGAGTTTTACGTCGCTTTTtcgaagaagaagcagcacaATGGTAGCACGATGAccgttttgaagcaacttgagcATATGATTGTTGCTGTGTTGCATCTGATGTCGATGGACAAGATTCCGGTACCTAAAAGTagcgaaataatttattttaaattagtaaatatgaatacatgcatacacatatctttATACGCGGagatatatgtaggtgtgtatatAATTCATACTCACCTTGATATTGAAAAGATTCATTGCTTGTCTTATATGAGCAAACCTCCATACTAATGGGTTAGTCGCCCGTTTCGTCATATGTGGAATAACTAGCTGCCGTGCCAATTCAATGATAAATGAGCGCCTCTTATCACTCCGCTTTGCCGGATTCAGCTCGTCATAGATGATGAATGAGGCCAAACCGGCAATATCCAGCATATTATAAAACATTGCCAGTGGTCAACGGTTTGTCGAGCGTTTGCACGAATAGCCAGTCAACATTTGATCCATTGTATCTACCCCcgctttaaatttattgtagtCCAAAATTTGATCTGGCTTGAATCCTTTCAATGGATCGATGCTTTGACGGTAATGGGCAGTGGATAACATAATTACTGGCTTTTTCGGCTTTGCCATATACGAGCACAGACCGATATTattattgtgataaaaaaataaagtgcttTTAACATCACGCTTCGGGTTAAGCAATTCATGCGGAATGAAGGTCTTATTTTTTCTTACGGTACCGACAAAAGCCACTCTACGATTCATCAACATTTCTGCCAAGTtgtatgttgaaaaaaaattgtcagcATAAACAGTCCAACCGCTGTCCATATAATTTTGCATCAATTTCATGACGACCCGTTCACCTTGATTCGTTTCTCGCTGGCCACCTGGTGGTTTTCCAGTATAAATTATACCTTTGAAAGGGTAGTTTGAAACAGAGTCACAAATCCACCACACTTTCATGCCATATTTTGCCGGCTTACTCGGAATATATTGGGTGAATCGAGTGCGCCCACGATATGGAAATAACTGTTCATCGACGGTTACATGACAATCCGGAGTGTATGCTTTCTCTAAATTGGCCATCAGCATGAGCCATACATCGTTCAGGGCAGCAGTTTTGCTTTGCTTCAACCTCTCAGCACGAGTACCACTGTTATCGAAACGGATGAAAGTAGTTAAGCTCTTGAACCGATTCAATGACATAGTGGCCTTATAAATTGGCATATTGTAGCTGGCCCACAATTCTTTCGCTGGCTGAGAATTCGAGTGGAATACACCAGCAATAAGTAGCATCCCAAAAAAAGCATACATTTCGTCTTCGTCAGTCATTACCCAAGAACGCTGTTTATTACTGGGATGCTTTTCATTCCATAGACGAAACGCTTCAACGGCTTTTCTGTTGGTTTCCCGCACAATGATACTTACGATTTCAGGAGATAGCAATAGCTTGAAAAGAGCTTTATGACTCGGTGACGCTCCTCGTAGTGGCCCTTTACGAGTAAAAGTTGTAACATTGTGACAACGAGGCCTTCCAGGTGGTGGAGGATTTGAATTCCACATTCTACCATCTTTCGACCTGTATATAAGGCCCTGGGTAATAGATGTGCTGCATGATTCCATTGTAGTTGAAGCCTCAAGGGCGATAGCTTCTCTATACAAATCCTCAATATCATCAAGGTTTTTATCCAGAACAGCCTCTAACTCGATTTCCTGTTCTATATCTGATGCTTCACCGAAGTCATCTTCATCTGGAAAATATTCATCATCTTCTACGTCGCCACTTGTTTCATATGGATCGGACTCCTGTCccataatttcttcaatttgtgcCTGAAGTCGCTGATTTTCTTCCGGACTCACATTTGCTGCGTTTAGCTTACGGAGCAAACGCGTCAACACATCAACTTCATCCATATTTacttgttccattttatttaaaaaaaaacacttcccACTAATTAAAAAACACGTGTTCACTTCAattgtcaaaagtcaactaaaaaATTATCTCTGCCGCTGCCTCCGCTAACAGTTTAGTTGTTTACACCTAACGGTTAACCAATTTACATGAGAAGCTTATAGGGGTCTGCACAGACCCATGTGAGCTTAATAAAcgaaattagtttaaaattattatttttacaacaaatatagcAAAAATCTTAATTCTGCTACTTCATTGTGTTTAGCACACTACATTTTAGGAAGTCATGGACTAAGAAGCCtcagatattaaaaataaaagatctaCATACATTTAAAGATCGAATGGGTCTGGCCAGACCCATATGAACATCGGAGggatatacacacttagcagtggatattgagttgcttcaaatcattagtttaacacatttaagattattaaccttcttcttcttacagaatttgatataaagccataacggcagtgcatttggaagaatccggcaatcttatattcaggtagaaagtcgattctcttatagatatatacacacttagcagccgatattgagtatcttcaaatcattagcatcaaatatttaagttaattaaccttcttcatcttgatgaagttgacgtatagccataacggcggtgcatttggaagaattcgacaatcttatattcaggtataaagtcgatttttttgtgtatgcacatttagcagtcgatattgagttgctttaaagcattagtttaacatatttaagtcaattgaccttttttatcttaccgaagttgacataaagccataacggcagtgcatttggaagaatccgacaatcttatattcaggtagaaagtcgattctcttgtatatacacacttagcagtggatattgagttgcttcaaatcattagtttaacacatttaagattattaaccttcttcttcttacagaatttgatataaagccataacggcagtgcatttggaagaatccgacaatcttatattcaggtataaagtcgatttcttgtatatacacacttagcagtcgacattgagttgcttcaaatcattaacatcagatatttaagttaattaaccttcttcatcttgatgaagttgacgtaaagccataacggcggtccTTTtcgaagaatttgacaatcttatgttcaggtataaaatcgatttttttgtgtatgcacatttagcagtcgatattgagttgctgtaaagcattagtttaacatatttaagtcaattaacctttttcatcttaccgaagttgacataaagccataacggcagtgcatttggaagaatccgacaatcttgtatacaggtagaaagtcgattctcttgtatatacacacttagcagtggatattgagttgcttcaaatcattagtttaacacatttaagattattaaccttcttcttcttacagaatttgatataaagccataacggcagtgcatttggaagaatccgacaatcttatattcaggtataaagtcgatttcttgtatatacacacttagcagtcgatattgagttgcttcaaatcattaacatcaaatatttaagttagttaaccttcctcatcttgctgaaataaacatatgtaaagccataacggcagtgcatttggaagaatccgacaatcttatattcaggtagaaagtcgattctcttgtatatacacacttagcagtggatattgagttgcttcaaatcattagtttaacacatttaagattattaaccttcttcttcttacagaatttgatataaagccataacggcagtgcatttggaagaatccgacaatcttatattcaggtataaagtcgatttcttgtatatacacacttagcagtcgacattgagttgcttcaaatcattaacatcagatatttaagttaattaaccttcttcatcttgatgaaattgacgtatagccataacggcggtgcatttggaagaattcgacaatcttatattcaggtataaagtcgatttttttgtgtatgcacatttagcagtcgatattgagttgctttaaagcattagtttaacatatttaagtcaattgacctttttcatcttaccgaagttgacataaagccataacggcagtgcatttggaagaatccggcaatcttatattcaggtagaaagtcgattctcttgtatatacacacttagcagccgatattgagtatcttcaaatcattagcatcaaatatttaagttaattaaccttcttcatcttgatgaagttgacgtaaagccataacggcggtgcttttggaagaatccgacaatcttatattcaggtagaaagtcgattttctggtataaacacatttagcagtcggcattgaattgctttaaatcattgacatcaaacatttaagttaattaaccttcttcatcttaccaaggttgacataaagccataacggcagtgcatttggaagaattagacaatcttgtgttcaggtataaagtcgattttcttgtgtatacacatttagcagtcgatattgagttgctttaaatcattagtttaacatatttaagtcaattgacctttttcatcttaccgaagttgacataaagcca containing:
- the LOC120779373 gene encoding piggyBac transposable element-derived protein 4-like, which gives rise to MDEVDVLTRLLRKLNAANVSPEENQRLQAQIEEIMGQESDPYETSGDVEDDEYFPDEDDFGEASDIEQEIELEAVLDKNLDDIEDLYREAIALEASTTMESCSTSITQGLIYRSKDGRMWNSNPPPPGRPRCHNVTTFTRKGPLRGASPSHKALFKLLLSPEIVSIIVRETNRKAVEAFRLWNEKHPSNKQRSWVMTDEDEMYAFFGMLLIAGVFHSNSQPAKELWASYNMPIYKATMSLNRFKSLTTFIRFDNSGTRAERLKQSKTAALNDVWLMLMANLEKAYTPDCHVTVDEQLFPYRGRTRFTQYIPSKPAKYGMKVWWICDSVSNYPFKGIIYTGKPPGGQRETNQGERVVMKLMQNYMDSGWTVYADNFFSTYNLAEMLMNRRVAFVGTVRKNKTFIPHELLNPKRDVKSTLFFYHNNNIGLCSYMAKPKKPVIMLSTAHYRQSIDPLKGFKPDQILDYNKFKAGVDTMDQMLTGYSCKRSTNR